A region of Homo sapiens chromosome X, GRCh38.p14 Primary Assembly DNA encodes the following proteins:
- the LOC124905230 gene encoding uncharacterized protein LOC124905230 has protein sequence MACIWGIGEHKASELGSPHICPVPALYCPSFGTGVREKLELAHPVASGAVFPAPPQGFPVSAKPVPQPGFRVPFASVWELCACVRVFVEEGSFLSNGLRKGKEYSLQPLGSLGQGCGPRTVCGAGQLVASTPNSRDPVTPASGPPCPQYLVLYTKDDLAHLPPRGTTVTCSSVSL, from the exons ATGGCCTGTATTTGGGGCATTGGGGAGCATAAGGCATCTGAACTG GGTAGCCCTCATATCTGCCCTGTGCCGGCCCTCTACTGCCCCAGCTTTGGTACAGGAGTGAGGGAGAAGCTGGAGCTTGCACACCCAGTGGCCAGTGGGGCTGTCTTCCCAGCTCCTCCTCAGGGCTTTCCTGTCAGTGCCAAGCCAGTTCCCCAGCCAGGTTTCCGTGTGCCATTTGCCAGCGTGTGGGAGCTCTGCGCGTGTGTGAGGGTGTTTGTAGAAGAGGGCAGTTTCCTTTCAAATGGCCTTAGGAAGGGAAAAGAGTACTCCCTCCAGCCCCTAGGTAGCCTTGGCCAGGGATGTGGGCCAAGAACAGTCTGTGGAGCTGGCCAACTTGTGGCATCCACTCCAAATAGCAGAGACCCAGTCACGCCTGCTTCTGGTCCTCCCTGCCCTCAGTATTTGGTTTTGTACACCAAAGATGATCTGGCCCATCTTCCTCCCAGAGGCACAACAGTAACATGTTCCTCTGTCAGCCTGTGA